A section of the Triticum dicoccoides isolate Atlit2015 ecotype Zavitan chromosome 7A, WEW_v2.0, whole genome shotgun sequence genome encodes:
- the LOC119332518 gene encoding UDP-glycosyltransferase 75C1-like, whose translation MSPQPHFLVLTFPLQGHIAPALRLARRLLATAPDALATFSTTEAAHRRMFPADADAADGGGDGGRLELLPFSDGTGTGYVRSSTDPAAFTDYMASFQAAGARSVGELVDALAARGRPVTRVVYTMLLPWAADVARDKGLPSALYWIQPAAVLAVYYHYFHGHAAVVADHRHDPSFLVRFPGLPPQAVRDLPSFLTDSTDPSDFFHSVYTTVRDLFDTLDRETPRATVLVNTCQELEEGALAAVAAYDALPIGPVLPSRDEAGLFKQDGAKYMEWLDDKPADSVVYVAFGSLARMEREQLDELLLGLEDTGRPYLCVVRKDIKAELADGDATETEMDAPLKNGMVVEWCDQVRVLSHAAVGCFVTHCGWNSVMESVACGVPMVCVPKMSDQRMNAWLVECEWRVGARAEVGGDGVLRAAEVRRRVEEVMREGEAAGGARRAASEWKRAVVEALGEGGSSDRNLRAFLEGNTSGVSL comes from the coding sequence ATGTCTCCGCAGCCGCACTTCCTCGTGCTCACGTTCCCGCTCCAGGGCCACATCGCGCCGGCGCTCCGCCTCGCCCGGCGCCTGCTCGCCACCGCGCCCGACGCGCTCGCCACGTTCTCCACCACCGAAGCAGCGCACCGCCGCATGTTCCCGGCGGACGCGGACGCGGCCGACGGCGGCGGTGATGGCGGCCgcctcgagctcctcccgttctcgGACGGCACCGGGACCGGGTACGTCCGGAGCAGCACCGACCCCGCGGCCTTCACCGACTACATGGCGTCCTTCCAGGCCGCGGGCGCGCGCAGCGTCGGGGAGCTGGTGGACGCGCTCGCCGCGCGCGGCCGCCCCGTGACCCGCGTCGTGTACACGATGCTCCTCCCGTGGGCCGCGGACGTGGCGCGCGACAAAGGCCTGCCGTCCGCGCTCTACTGGATCCAGCCGGCCGCCGTGCTCGCCGTCTACTACCACTACTTCCATGGCCACGCCGCCGTCGTGGCCGACCACCGCCACGACCCGTCGTTCCTCGTGCGCTTCCCGGGCCTCCCGCCGCAGGCCGTGCGGGACCTCCCGTCCTTCCTCACCGACTCCACCGACCCGTCCGACTTCTTCCACAGCGTGTACACTACCGTCCGCGACCTGTTCGACACGCTCGACAGGGAGACCCCCAGAGCCACCGTGCTGGTCAACACGTGCCAGGAACTCGAGGAGGGCGCGCTCGCCGCGGTGGCAGCGTACGACGCGCTGCCGATCGGCCCGGTGCTCCCGTCCCGCGACGAGGCCGGCCTCTTCAAGCAGGACGGCGCCAAGTACATGGAGTGGCTCGACGACAAACCGGCCGACTCCGTGGTGTACGTCGCGTTCGGCAGCCTGGCGAGGATGGAGAGGGAGCAGCTCGACGAGCTGCTCCTCGGACTCGAGGACACCGGGAGGCCGTACCTGTGCGTCGTCCGGAAGGACATCAAGGCGGAGCTCGCGGATGGCGATGCGACGGAGACGGAGATGGACGCGCCGCTCaagaacggcatggtggtggagtggTGCGACCAAGTGCGCGTGCTGTCGCACGCGGCGGTGGGCTGCTTCGTGACGCACTGCGGGTGGAACTCCGTGATGGAGAGCGTGGCGTGCGGCGTGCCGATGGTGTGCGTGCCGAAGATGTCGGACCAGCGGATGAACGCGTGGCTCGTCGAGTGCGAGTGGCGCGTGGGAGCGCGCGCGGAGGTGGGCGGCGACGGCGTGCTGCGCGCTGCCGAGGTGAGGCGGCGTGTGGAGGAGGTGATGCGGGAGGGCGAGGCCGCGGGGGGCGCACGGCGCGCGGCGTCAGAGTGGAAGCGGGCGGTCGTGGAGGCTCTGGGGGAAGGTGGTTCGTCGGATCGTAATCTAAGGGCATTCCTCGAGGGCAACACTAGTGGTGTCTCCTTGTGA